In Penaeus chinensis breed Huanghai No. 1 chromosome 40, ASM1920278v2, whole genome shotgun sequence, one genomic interval encodes:
- the LOC125047088 gene encoding survival motor neuron protein-like, whose translation MASEGANVIFDANDKELTHEEIWDDTLLIQQYDEAMAQVQRQLHKRMSQNNTTESEQSEAPQSERIIRALPQQYPKKKKKKKNKRRTEWHTGDPCRARFSEDNVIYEATIIGMNTKEGTCVVRYVGYNNEEEVPFSKLQKSRGESARKQQENDADFDNSEASSSVAESDIQTDTDCERSSKRQKPRHRQYSHSDMMPPPKLPTSGPSFVPPPHLPHLPPPPALAMDLHSNPSTSEALHTMLMSWYMAGYHTGYYQGLKQSNSHREHMC comes from the exons ATGGCTTCCGAGGGCGCCAATGTTATCtttgatgctaatgataag GAACTCACCCATGAAGAAATCTGGGATGACACTCTACTGATCCAGCAGTATGACGAAGCAATGGCTCAGGTGCAGCGCCAGTTGCACAAACGTATGTCACAGAACAACACCACAGAGAGTGAACAGTCCGAGGCCCCACAGTCAGAGAGGATCATCAGAGCCCTTCCTCAACAGtatccgaagaagaagaagaagaagaagaacaaaaggaggACTGAG TGGCACACAGGTGATCCCTGCCGAGCACGATTTTCAGAGGATAATGTCATCTACGAGGCAACAATCATTGGAATGAACACTAAAGAAGGAACCTGCGTTGTGCGATATGTTGGCTACAACAATGAAGAGGAAGTTCCGTTCAGCAAACTCCAGAAGTCCAGAGGAGAGTCGGCCCGCAAGCAACAGGAAAACGACGCTGACTTTGATAACTCAGAG GCAAGCAGTTCTGTGGCAGAGAGTGACATTCAAACTGATACCGACTGCGAACGGTCCAGTAAGAGGCAAAAACCACGTCATAGACAGTATTCTCATTCAGATATG ATGCCTCCCCCAAAGCTCCCAACAAGTGGACCAAGTTTTGTGCCTCCG CCACATCTGCCACACCTGCCACCGCCGCCAGCACTAGCCATGGACCTTCACAGCAACCCCAGCACCTCAGAAGCCCTCCACACGATGCTCATGAGTTGGTACATGGCTGGGTACCACACAGGATATTACCAGGGTCTGAAGCAATCCAACTCTCACAGAGAACACATGTGCTGA